One genomic segment of Aquipluma nitroreducens includes these proteins:
- a CDS encoding NAD(P)-binding domain-containing protein, whose product MEVLTENIIIYSFIAILFVSIVYFYVRKEKKNSKIVEEKIKIAKEEGLHEPVSLHPVVDVNSCIQTGACISACPEHDILGILNGKATTINASHCVGHGACFHACPTHAITLCIGTEKRGVDIPHVDQSFETNVPGIYIAGEIGGMGLIRNAVEQGKQAVENLAKKIDKHIQADYDIIIIGAGPAGISASLTAKKHNLKAITLEQDSLGGTVFTFPRKKIVMTSPMDIPLYGKVKLRETTKMELLDLWNNVLGKNEIVIKEQSKVESIVFQDKRFVVETASKEQFTTRKVLLSIGRRGTPRKLNIPGEVSEKVAYRLLEPELISNKKIVVVGGGDSAIETALLLMDQNQVTLSYRGESFGRIKVGNNQKIKEAIAQKQIDVRFNTNLKSIEDDKVKIVDLLSGEVTDLGNDLVYIFAGGELPTQFLEKAGIKVDKKFGEAVLKHD is encoded by the coding sequence ATGGAAGTTTTAACTGAAAATATTATCATCTATTCTTTCATCGCAATTCTCTTTGTTTCGATCGTGTATTTCTATGTTCGGAAGGAAAAGAAAAACTCAAAAATAGTTGAAGAAAAGATTAAAATCGCCAAAGAAGAAGGATTGCACGAACCCGTTTCATTGCACCCGGTAGTTGACGTCAATTCCTGCATTCAAACAGGAGCTTGTATCTCCGCTTGTCCGGAACATGACATCCTGGGCATTTTAAACGGAAAGGCAACTACCATTAATGCATCGCATTGCGTGGGTCATGGCGCCTGTTTTCATGCCTGCCCCACTCATGCCATTACACTGTGCATCGGAACGGAAAAGCGTGGAGTTGATATTCCACATGTTGATCAATCGTTCGAAACCAATGTTCCGGGTATTTATATTGCCGGCGAAATTGGAGGAATGGGACTGATTCGGAATGCCGTTGAACAAGGAAAACAAGCCGTTGAAAATCTGGCAAAAAAAATAGATAAACACATTCAGGCCGATTACGACATCATTATTATTGGCGCCGGACCTGCGGGTATTTCAGCTTCGCTCACTGCAAAGAAACACAATCTGAAAGCAATAACATTGGAGCAGGATTCGCTTGGCGGAACGGTTTTTACTTTCCCCCGAAAAAAAATTGTGATGACCTCGCCCATGGATATTCCGCTTTATGGCAAGGTAAAACTCCGCGAAACGACCAAAATGGAATTACTCGATTTATGGAACAATGTTTTGGGGAAAAATGAGATTGTAATTAAAGAACAGTCGAAAGTGGAAAGTATTGTTTTTCAGGACAAACGATTTGTAGTTGAAACGGCCTCCAAGGAGCAGTTTACTACCAGAAAGGTGCTCCTTTCGATTGGTCGGAGAGGGACACCGAGGAAATTAAATATTCCGGGTGAAGTGAGTGAAAAAGTAGCCTACCGGTTGCTTGAGCCCGAATTAATTTCAAACAAAAAAATAGTTGTTGTCGGCGGTGGAGACTCGGCCATTGAAACTGCTTTACTTTTAATGGACCAAAATCAGGTTACACTTTCGTACCGCGGGGAATCTTTTGGAAGAATAAAAGTTGGAAATAATCAAAAAATAAAGGAAGCGATTGCACAGAAGCAAATCGACGTCAGGTTTAATACCAACCTGAAATCAATTGAAGATGATAAAGTTAAAATCGTTGATTTGCTTTCAGGCGAAGTAACTGATTTGGGAAACGACCTGGTTTATATTTTTGCCGGAGGTGAACTTCCAACCCAGTTTCTGGAAAAAGCGGGAATAAAAGTTGACAAAAAATTTGGAGAAGCCGTTTTAAAGCATGATTAG